One window from the genome of Dioscorea cayenensis subsp. rotundata cultivar TDr96_F1 chromosome 3, TDr96_F1_v2_PseudoChromosome.rev07_lg8_w22 25.fasta, whole genome shotgun sequence encodes:
- the LOC120283945 gene encoding disease resistance protein RPH8A-like, with protein MADAAVGFVVEKLRDVIVQEAINLYGVRDEVEWLERELRRMQCFLKDADAKKNNGGIDGERVKNWVTEMRDLAFEAEDIIDTFMYYKLRRRESDGCIGFIERFTFIFDELVSRHKVHVQIERVKTKLLELSRSREVYGISNIGETIVTTSHPRSQNVIPILPQLRDDIDMVGFDDEKKKIVLELVDINNTNQSVISIVGMGGLGKTTLAKSVYNDLEVKRSFDIFVWVIISQQYTILEILKEILSETSPEDTIQTLSVKVFEKLKKGKYLVVLDDVWKADVWNELLKVFPDINNGSRVIITTRFANVAKIANPTTKPHELRCLDENESRELFLRKVFPNQNIETCCPTYLVDYAHQLVQRCGGLPLALVVLGGLVSTKPQTKDAWRKVVENMKGQFVEGGERCLEIIALSYNDLPYYLKSCFLYFGCFKEDMTISAETLIRLWLAEGFLPAKNIKTTEEIGLDCLEELAQRSLIQVTDRKYDDSANEFRIHDLLRDVCIREAKENRYFEVYNNNDNVDSMTMSNAARRLVVCNKIDILNYSNLMSRGLFYGVVGIINHLAFSALKGQLDRFKLLRVLCLYTSGISEFPSEIKSLIHLRYLELHILRLKEVPSWIGHLRNLQTFIVFPTVVYNISDSLWTIDNLRHVDLPCTKWVPPPNMGNNVPKNLQTLKGVNAGSWIKNTLPKLTNLCKLKIHRVCYYHADALSSSLQKLGRLVSFTIHYGQKIPLDNIITAFSNQHCLKDLYLDGSLSCEQLPHNDVFPQQLMKLDLLDSGLEQDPMATLEKLPYLKYLRLHRAYRGKQMICSATGFPQLLSLIIENLEELEEWQIQGKAMSCLKSLKIQECKRLKMIPEGLRNVLLDQLKLDYMFREFVSRTKENTGEDWYKIQHVPNISFI; from the exons ATGGCTGATGCTGCAGTGGGGTTTGTAGTGGAGAAACTTCGTGATGTGATAGTGCAAGAAGCCATCAATTTGTATGGAGTGAGAGATGAAGTGGAGTGGTTGGAACGAGAACTGCGGCGAATGCAGTGCTTCTTAAAGGATGCAGATGCAAAGAAGAACAATGGAGGTATTGATGGTGAGAGGGTGAAGAACTGGGTCACAGAGATGAGAGATCTGGCTTTTGAAGCTGAGGACATCATTGACACTTTCATGTATTACAAGCTCCGAAGACGAGAGAGCGATGGCTGCATTGGCTTCATTGAGAG gtttacatttatatttgatgaatTGGTCAGTAGACACAAGGTTCATGTGCAAATTGAAAGGGTAAAAACTAAGTTGCTGGAGCTATCTCGAAGTAGAGAAGTATATGGCATTTCTAATATAGGTGAAACAATTGTCACAACTAGTCACCCTAGAAGTCAAAATGTGATCCCTATATTGCCTCAACTGAGAGATGACATTGATATGGTTGGctttgatgatgagaagaaaaagattgtGCTAGAGTTGGTTGACATAAACAATACAAATCAGTCAGTGATCTCTATTGTGGGTATGGGTGGTCTGGGAAAGACCACACTTGCTAAATCTGTTTATAATGATCTTGAAGTCAAGAGAAGTTTTGATATATTTGTATGGGTAATCATATCTCAACAATATACCATCCTTGAgattttgaaggaaatcttgtCAGAAACTTCACCAGAAGATACAATCCAGACCCTCTCAgtaaaagtttttgaaaaattaaagaaaggcAAGTACTTAGTTgttcttgatgatgtttggaaAGCAGATGTGTGGAATGAATTACTAAAAGTTTTTCCAGATATTAATAATGGAAGCAGAGTTATTATCACCACTCGCTTCGCAAATGTTGCTAAGATTGCAAATCCTACCACCAAACCACATGAATTGCGTTGCTTAGATGAAAATGAGAGTCGGGAGTTGTTTCTTCGCAAGGTCTTCCCAAATCAAAATATTGAAACATGTTGCCCAACATATTTGGTTGATTATGCTCATCAACTTGTTCAAAGGTGTGGAGGTCTACCACTTGCACTAGTAGTCCTTGGAGGACTTGTCtcaactaaaccacaaaccaaagaTGCATGGCGGAAAGTTGTTGAGAACATGAAAGGGCAATTTGTGGAAGGTGGAGAAAGGTGTTTAGAAATAATTGCATTGAGTTACAATGATTTGCCATATTACTtgaaatcatgttttctttattttggttgcttcaaagaGGACATGACTATTTCTGCAGAAACATTAATTAGATTGTGGTTGGCAGAAGGTTTCTTACCAGCAAAAAATATTAAGACCACAGAAGAAATTGGATTAGATTGTCTGGAGGAGTTGGCACAAAGAAGTTTGATCCAAGTTACCGACCGAAAATATGATGATAGTGCAAACGAATTCCGAATCCATGATCTCTTGCGTGATGTGTGCATTAGGGAAGCCAAAGAGAATAGATATTTTGAAGTCTACAATAATAATGACAATGTAGATTCTATGACAATGTCAAATGCAGCCCGACGATTAGTCGTATGTAATAAGATTGACATTCTAAACTATTCTAACTTAATGTCGCGGGGTCTATTCTACGGTGTCGTAGGAATTATTAATCATCTGGCTTTCAGTGCTTTGAAAGGGCAGCTTGACagatttaaattattaagagTGCTTTGTTTGTATACTTCGGGTATCTCAGAATTTCCAAGTgaaatcaaatcattaattcatttaagATATCTTGAGTTGCATATTCTCCGTCTGAAGGAAGTTCCATCATGGATTGGTCATCTCCGCAATCTCCAAACTTTTATTGTATTCCCTACAGTTGTATACAATATATCAGATTCACTCTGGACAATTGACAATCTCAGGCATGTTGATCTACCATGTACAAAATGGGTTCCTCCTCCAAATATGGGAAATAATGTACCAAAGAATTTGCAGACTTTAAAAGGGGTAAATGCTGGATCGTGGATAAAGAATACACTTCCAAAGCTCACAAATCTTTGCAAATTGAAAATTCATAGAGTCTGTTATTATCATGCTGATGCCCTATCTTCATCACTCCAGAAATTGGGTcgtcttgtctcttttactatACATTATGGACAAAAAATTCCTTTGGACAACATCATTACAGCCTTTTCCAATCAACATTGCCTCAAGGACTTGTACCTCGATGGAAGTTTGAGCTGCGAACAACTTCCACACAATGATGTATTTCCTCAACAACTAATGAAATTAGATCTGCTCGATTCTGGATTGGAGCAAGACCCAATGGCAACACTGGAGAAGCTGCCATATCTCAAATATCTACGACTCCATCGTGCATATAGAGGCAAACAGATGATATGTTCGGCAACAGGTTTCCCTCAACT